A window from Blastocatellia bacterium encodes these proteins:
- a CDS encoding DUF1634 domain-containing protein: MMHLKHNWTDEQIEQIVGNLLRIGVMAAAVVVLVGGILYLIHSGTTMPNYRVFHGEPSDLRSLSGIAGDAFSRRPQGLIQFGLLLLIATPVARVALSVFAFALQRDRTYVLVTLIVLALLMYSLTGGRL; this comes from the coding sequence ATGATGCACTTGAAGCACAATTGGACGGATGAGCAGATTGAGCAGATCGTCGGCAATCTCTTAAGAATCGGCGTCATGGCCGCTGCCGTTGTGGTGTTGGTGGGTGGGATCTTGTATTTAATCCATTCCGGCACGACGATGCCCAATTATCGAGTGTTCCACGGCGAGCCGTCGGACTTGCGGAGCCTGTCCGGGATTGCGGGAGATGCGTTTTCACGGCGGCCGCAGGGTTTGATCCAGTTTGGTCTGTTGCTGCTGATCGCAACGCCCGTGGCGCGTGTGGCGCTCTCCGTTTTCGCGTTCGCGCTCCAGCGTGATCGCACGTATGTGCTGGTGACGCTGATTGTGCTGGCGCTGCTCATGTATAGCCTCACCGGCGGGCGACTATGA